In a single window of the Hippoglossus hippoglossus isolate fHipHip1 chromosome 7, fHipHip1.pri, whole genome shotgun sequence genome:
- the dip2ba gene encoding disco-interacting protein 2 homolog B-A isoform X2 — protein MADRGVDLSALPKEVRDQLAELDLELSEGDITQKGYEKKRAKLLASCIPHLPKVDLSLPDVQLSPGHSADPSPSPEAPGPSTSSAARHHRAHRSGGARDDRYRSDIHTEAVQAALAKHKEEKMALPMPTKRRSAFVQSPIETCTPPDTSSASEDDGSLRRKAALSAVLAQSLQSPDYWINRSVQSSSTSSSASSTLSHGEPKTQPQPQPQPAISLLADVLAHTRIENSVPPDVTSSTPQERGSRVDLPPAVRGMSRGQSRSSMLDTADGVPVNSRVSTKIQQLLNTLKRPKRPPLSEFFLDDSEEIVEVPQPDPNTPKPEGRQIIPVKGEPLGVVSNWPPALQAALARWGATQAKSPALTALDITGKPLYTVTYGKLWSRSLKLAYTLLNKLGTKTEPVLQPGDRVALVYPNSDPGMFWVAFYGCLLAEVIPVPIEVPLSRQDAGSQQIGFLLGSCGVSLALTSEVCLKGLPKTPNGEIIQFKGWPRMKWVVTDTKYLTKPSKDWQPHIPTANTDTAYIEYKASKEGTVMGVAVSKISMLTHCQALTQACNYCEGETLVNVLDCKKDMGLWHGVLTSVMNRIHTISVPYAVMKACPMSWVQRVHIHKARVALVKCRDLHWAMMAHKDQRDTNLSSIRMLIVADGANPWSVSSCDAFLNVFQSHGLKPEVICPCATSPEALTVAIRRPGARGAPLPARAILSMGGLSHSVIRVNTEDKNSALTVQDVGHIMPGALMCIVKPDGPTQLCKTDEIGEIVINSRAGGTMYYGLPGVTKNTFEVIPVNQAGAPIGEIPFSRTGLLGFVGPGSLVFVVGKIEGLLMVSGRRHNADDLVATALAVEPVKTVYRGRIAVFSVTVFYDERIVIVAEQRPDASEEDSFQWMSRVLQAIDSIHQVGLYCLALVPANTLPKTPLGGIHICETKQNFLEGNLHPCNILMCPHTCVTNLPKPRQKQPVDVGPASMLVGNLVAGKRIAQATGRELGVVEDQDLIRKLSMWPTMMHQFLSEALQWRAQTDPDHVLYVLLNAKGVAVCTATCAQLHKRAEKITATIMERGGLNTGDNVVLLYPPGIDLIAAFYGCLYAGVIPVTVRPPHPQNLAATLPTVRMIIDVSKAACILTTQPLMRILRSREAAASVNIKTWPTIIDTDDLPRKRPPHIYKPPTAEMLAYLDFSVSTTGMLTGVKMSHAAVSTLCRSIKLQCELYSSRQIAICLDPYCGLGFVLWCLSSIYSGHQSILIPPLELESSLPLWLSTLSQYKIRDTFCSYSVMELCTKGLGTQTEMLKARGLNLSCVRSCVVIAEERPRLTLTQSFSKLFKDLGLSSRAVSTAFGSRVNLAIGLQGTAGPDPSTVYVDMKSLRHDRVRLVERGAPQSIPLMESGTILPGVRVIIVNPETRGPLGDSHLGEIWVNSPHSASGYYTIYGEESLQADHFNTRLSFGEPQTLWARTGYLGFIKRTELLDASGDRHDALFVVGSLDETLELRGLRYHPIDIETSVSRAHRSIAESAVFTWTNLLVVVAELGGSEQEALDLVPLVTNVVLEEHHLIVGVVVIVDPGVIPINSRGEKQRMHLRDSFLADQLDPIYVAYNM, from the exons GTGACATCACGCAGAAGGGCTACGAGAAGAAGAGAGCCAAGCTGCTGGCCTCCTGCATCCCCCACTTGCCAA AGGTGGATCTGTCTCTTCCAGATGTCCAGCTTTCCCCAGGCCACAGTGCGGACCCCAGCCCGAGTCCTGAGGCCCCGGGCCCCTCCACCTCTTCAGCTGCCAGACACCACCGTGCACATCGCAGTGGAGGGGCCAGAGACGACCGCTACAGATCAG ACATCCACACAGAGGCAGTGCAGGCAGCGCTGGCCAAACACAAAGAAGAGAAGATGGCGCTGCCCATGCCAACCAAGAGACGCTCAGCCTTTGTCCAGTCTCCCATAGAGACCTGCACACCTCCAG ACACATCTTCTGCATCAGAGGATGATGGCTCATTGCGCAGGAAGGCAGCTCTCAGTGCAGTGCTGGCCCAGAGCCTGCAGAGCCCTGACTACTGGATCAACCGTTCCGTCCAAAGCTCCTCCACGTCCTCGTccgcctcctccaccctctcccATGGAGAGCCCAAGACCCAACCACAGCCCCAGCCTCAACCTGCAATTTCCTTGTTGGCCGACGTACTGGCCCACACGCGCATAG aaaACAGTGTCCCCCCTGATGTGACATCCTCCACTCCCCAGGAGAGAGGGTCCAGGGTTGACCTGCCTCCAGCGGTCAGGGGCATGAGCCGTGGACAGAGCCGCTCCAGCATGCTGGATACTGCTGATG GTGTGCCTGTCAATAGCAGGGTGTCCACTAAGATCCAGCAGCTGTTGAACACACTCAAACGGCCCAAAAGACCACCACTCAGTGAATTCTTCCTCGACGACTCTGAGGAAATTGTAGAAG TTCCTCAGCCGGATCCCAACACCCCGAAGCCGGAGGGACGTCAAATCATCCCTGTAAAGGGGGAGCCCCTTGGAGTGGTCAGTAACTGGCCTCCTGCCCTGCAGGCTGCTCTGGCCCGCTGGGGGGCCACCCAGGCCAAGAGTCCTGCCCTCACTGCTCTAGATATCACTGGCAAACCCCTCTACACAGTCACATACG GCAAACTATGGAGTCGCAGTCTGAAGCTGGCCTATACACTGCTGAATAAACTGGGCACCAAGACTGAGCCTGTCCTACAACCCGGAGATCGG gtggCGCTGGTGTATCCCAACAGTGACCCTGGAATGTTCTGGGTGGCTTTTTATGGCTGCCTTTTAGCTGAGGTCATCCCTGTACCCATCGAGGTGCCACTGTCACGACAG GACGCTGGCAGTCAGCAGATCGGCTTCCTGTTGGGCAGCTGTGGTGTTAGTCTGGCGCTGACCAGTGAGGTGTGTCTCAAAGGGCTGCCCAAGACACCAAACGGAGAGATCATCCAGTTCAAAG GTTGGCCAAGGATGAAATGGGTTGTGACAGACACCAAGTACCTGACTAAACCATCCAAAGACTGGCAGCCGCACATCCCCACTGCCAACACAGACACCGCCTACATAGAG TACAAAGCCAGTAAAGAGGGAACAGTGATGGGAGTCGCCGTATCCAAGATCTCCATGTTGACCCACTGTCAAGCCCTGACCCAGGCCTGTAACTACTGTGAAG GGGAGACACTGGTCAACGTGTTGGACTGCAAGAAGGATATGGGCTTGTGGCATGGCGTCTTAACG AGTGTCATGAACAGAATCCACACCATCTCAGTGCCATATGCTGTCATGAAAGCCTGTCCTATGTCGTGGGTGCAGAGGGTCCACATTCACAAAG CACGTGTGGCCTTGGTGAAGTGCCGGGACCTCCACTGGGCCATGATGGCCCACAAGGAccagagagacaccaacttgTCTTCTATACGTATGCTTATTGTGGCTGATGGAGCAAACCCAT GGTCTGTGTCGTCATGTGATGCCTTCCTAAATGTGTTCCAGTCTCACGGTCTGAAACCTGAGGTCATTTGTCCATGTGCCACTTCTCCTGAGGCCTTAACTGTGGCCATACGCAG GCCTGGTGCACGAGGAGCTCCACTGCCAGCCAGAGCCATCCTGTCCATGGGCGGGCTGAGCCACAGCGTGATCAGGGTGAACACAGAGGACAAAAACTCTGCTCTCACTGTTCAGGATGTGGGCCACATTATGCCTGGAG ctctgaTGTGCATTGTGAAACCGGACGGGCCTACACAGCTGTGCAAGACGGATGAAATAGGAGAGATTGTGATCAACTCTCGGGCCGGAGGCACCATGTACTATGGCCTGCCTGGTGTCACCAAGAACACGTTTGAG GTGATCCCTGTCAACCAAGCTGGAGCACCCATTGGAGAAATTCCCTTCAGTCGAACGGGTCTGCTGGGATTTGTAGGACCG GGCAGTCTGGTCTTTGTTGTGGGGAAGATTGAGGGGCTGTTGATGGTGAGCGGGCGACGTCACAACGCAGACGACCTGGTGGCCACCGCGCTCGCAGTGGAACCTGTCAAAACAGTTTACAGGGGGAG GATCGCCGTGTTCTCAGTGACAGTGTTTTATGATGAGAGGATCGTGATTGTGGCGGAGCAGAGGCCTGATGCCAGTGAGGAGGACAGCTTCCAGTGGATGAGTCGAGTACTACAG GCCATCGACAGCATCCACCAGGTCGGCCTGTACTGCCTCGCTCTCGTTCCAGCCAACACCCTCCCCAAAACGCCGCTTGGAGGCATCCACATCTGTGAAACCAAGCAAAACTTTTTGGAGGGAAACCTGCACCCATGTAATATCCTCATGTGCCCACACACCTGTGTTACCAATCTGCCCAAACCACGGCAGAAACAGCCAG TGGATGTGGGTCCAGCTTCTATGCTGGTTGGCAACCTGGTGGCAGGGAAACGTATCGCCCAGGCTACAGGCAGAGAGCTGGGTGTGGTGGAGGACCAGGATCTGATCCGAAAG CTCAGTATGTGGCCCACCATGATG CACCAGTTCTTGTCTGAAGCTCTGCAGTGGAGAGCCCAGACCGACCCAGACCACGTCCTGTATGTGCTGCTTAATGCCAAG GGGGTGGCAGTGTGCACAGCCACTTGTGCTCAGCTTCACAAGCGAGCAGAAAAAATCACAGCCACCATAATGGAGAGAGGAGGCCTCAACACAGGAGACAATGTGGTGCTGCTTTATCCCCCAG GTATTGACCTGATAGCTGCCTTCTATGGCTGTCTCTATGCGGGGGTCATCCCCGTGACAGTGAGGCCGCCTCACCCACAGAATCTGGCTGCTACTCTCCCCACCGTCCGCATGATCATCGAC GTGAGCAAAGCAGCCTGCATCCTCACCACTCAGCCTCTCATGAGGATCCTCAGGTCCAGGGAGGCTGCTGCCAGCGTCAACATCAAGACGTGGCCAACCATCATTGATACAG ATGACCTCCCCAGGAAGCGGCCTCCACACATCTATAAACCCCCCACAGCGGAGATGCTGGCCTACCTGGACTTCAGTGTGTCCACCACAGGCATGCTGACTGGAGTCAAG ATGTCTCATGCTGCGGTCAGTACTCTGTGCCGCTCCATTAAGCTGCAGTGTGAGCTCTACTCCTCACGACAAATAGCCATCTGTCTGGACCCGTACTGCGGCCTGGGCTTCGTCCTATGGTGCCTCTCCAg TATTTACTCAGGTCACCAGTCCATCCTTATCCCTCCCCTGGAGCTAGAGagctctctgcctctgtggctGAGCACGCTCAGTCAGTACAAGATCAGAGACACCTTCTGCTCCTACTCTGTCATGGAGCTGTGCACCAAAGGCCTCGGCACTCAGACAGAGATGCTGAAG GCGCGGGGTCTGAATCTGTCGTGCGTGCGGAGCTGTGTGGTGATAGCGGAGGAGCGGCCCCGTCTCACTCTCACTCAGTCCTTCTCCAAGCTCTTCAAGGACCTCGGCCTGTCGTCGCGCGCCGTCAGCACAGCTTTCGGCTCCAGGGTGAACTTAGCCATCGGCCTACAG GGCACTGCGGGACCAGACCCCTCCACCGTCTATGTTGACATGAAGTCTCTGCGTCACGACAG GGTGAGACTGGTGGAGCGAGGAGCGCCACAGAGTATTCCACTCATGGAGTCCGGCACC ATCCTACCGGGAGTGAGGGTCATCATCGTCAACCCAGAGACCAGAGGCCCGCTGGGAGATTCCCATCTTGGGGAG ATCTGGGTGAACAGTCCTCATAGCGCCAGCGGCTACTACACCATCTACGGGGAGGAGAGCCTGCAGGCCGATCACTTCAACACCAGGCTCAGCTTCGGGGAGCCCCAGACTCTGTGGGCCAGGACGGGCTACCTGGGCTTCATCAAGAGGACGGAGCTGCTGGATGCAagtggag ATCGTCATGATGCCTTGTTCGTGGTGGGCTCTCTTGATGAAACGTTGGAGTTGAGGGGGTTGCGTTATCACCCCATCGACATTGAGACGTCTGTGTCCCGAGCCCACCGCAGCATCGCAGAGAG TGCTGTGTTTACATGGACCAACTTGCTGGTTGTGGTGGCGGAGCTGGGCGGCTCGGAGCAGGAGGCCTTGGACCTGGTGCCCCTCGTCACCAACGTGGTGCTGGAGGAGCACCACCTCATTGTTGGGGTGGTGGTCATCGTGGACCCCGGCGTGATCCCCATCAACTccagaggagagaagcagaggatgCACCTGCGGGACTCGTTCCTGGCCGACCAACTGGACCCCATCTACGTGGCCTACAACATGTGA
- the dip2ba gene encoding disco-interacting protein 2 homolog B-A isoform X1, with amino-acid sequence MADRGVDLSALPKEVRDQLAELDLELSEGDITQKGYEKKRAKLLASCIPHLPKVDLSLPDVQLSPGHSADPSPSPEAPGPSTSSAARHHRAHRSGGARDDRYRSDIHTEAVQAALAKHKEEKMALPMPTKRRSAFVQSPIETCTPPDTSSASEDDGSLRRKAALSAVLAQSLQSPDYWINRSVQSSSTSSSASSTLSHGEPKTQPQPQPQPAISLLADVLAHTRIENSVPPDVTSSTPQERGSRVDLPPAVRGMSRGQSRSSMLDTADGKRKGVPVNSRVSTKIQQLLNTLKRPKRPPLSEFFLDDSEEIVEVPQPDPNTPKPEGRQIIPVKGEPLGVVSNWPPALQAALARWGATQAKSPALTALDITGKPLYTVTYGKLWSRSLKLAYTLLNKLGTKTEPVLQPGDRVALVYPNSDPGMFWVAFYGCLLAEVIPVPIEVPLSRQDAGSQQIGFLLGSCGVSLALTSEVCLKGLPKTPNGEIIQFKGWPRMKWVVTDTKYLTKPSKDWQPHIPTANTDTAYIEYKASKEGTVMGVAVSKISMLTHCQALTQACNYCEGETLVNVLDCKKDMGLWHGVLTSVMNRIHTISVPYAVMKACPMSWVQRVHIHKARVALVKCRDLHWAMMAHKDQRDTNLSSIRMLIVADGANPWSVSSCDAFLNVFQSHGLKPEVICPCATSPEALTVAIRRPGARGAPLPARAILSMGGLSHSVIRVNTEDKNSALTVQDVGHIMPGALMCIVKPDGPTQLCKTDEIGEIVINSRAGGTMYYGLPGVTKNTFEVIPVNQAGAPIGEIPFSRTGLLGFVGPGSLVFVVGKIEGLLMVSGRRHNADDLVATALAVEPVKTVYRGRIAVFSVTVFYDERIVIVAEQRPDASEEDSFQWMSRVLQAIDSIHQVGLYCLALVPANTLPKTPLGGIHICETKQNFLEGNLHPCNILMCPHTCVTNLPKPRQKQPVDVGPASMLVGNLVAGKRIAQATGRELGVVEDQDLIRKLSMWPTMMHQFLSEALQWRAQTDPDHVLYVLLNAKGVAVCTATCAQLHKRAEKITATIMERGGLNTGDNVVLLYPPGIDLIAAFYGCLYAGVIPVTVRPPHPQNLAATLPTVRMIIDVSKAACILTTQPLMRILRSREAAASVNIKTWPTIIDTDDLPRKRPPHIYKPPTAEMLAYLDFSVSTTGMLTGVKMSHAAVSTLCRSIKLQCELYSSRQIAICLDPYCGLGFVLWCLSSIYSGHQSILIPPLELESSLPLWLSTLSQYKIRDTFCSYSVMELCTKGLGTQTEMLKARGLNLSCVRSCVVIAEERPRLTLTQSFSKLFKDLGLSSRAVSTAFGSRVNLAIGLQGTAGPDPSTVYVDMKSLRHDRVRLVERGAPQSIPLMESGTILPGVRVIIVNPETRGPLGDSHLGEIWVNSPHSASGYYTIYGEESLQADHFNTRLSFGEPQTLWARTGYLGFIKRTELLDASGDRHDALFVVGSLDETLELRGLRYHPIDIETSVSRAHRSIAESAVFTWTNLLVVVAELGGSEQEALDLVPLVTNVVLEEHHLIVGVVVIVDPGVIPINSRGEKQRMHLRDSFLADQLDPIYVAYNM; translated from the exons GTGACATCACGCAGAAGGGCTACGAGAAGAAGAGAGCCAAGCTGCTGGCCTCCTGCATCCCCCACTTGCCAA AGGTGGATCTGTCTCTTCCAGATGTCCAGCTTTCCCCAGGCCACAGTGCGGACCCCAGCCCGAGTCCTGAGGCCCCGGGCCCCTCCACCTCTTCAGCTGCCAGACACCACCGTGCACATCGCAGTGGAGGGGCCAGAGACGACCGCTACAGATCAG ACATCCACACAGAGGCAGTGCAGGCAGCGCTGGCCAAACACAAAGAAGAGAAGATGGCGCTGCCCATGCCAACCAAGAGACGCTCAGCCTTTGTCCAGTCTCCCATAGAGACCTGCACACCTCCAG ACACATCTTCTGCATCAGAGGATGATGGCTCATTGCGCAGGAAGGCAGCTCTCAGTGCAGTGCTGGCCCAGAGCCTGCAGAGCCCTGACTACTGGATCAACCGTTCCGTCCAAAGCTCCTCCACGTCCTCGTccgcctcctccaccctctcccATGGAGAGCCCAAGACCCAACCACAGCCCCAGCCTCAACCTGCAATTTCCTTGTTGGCCGACGTACTGGCCCACACGCGCATAG aaaACAGTGTCCCCCCTGATGTGACATCCTCCACTCCCCAGGAGAGAGGGTCCAGGGTTGACCTGCCTCCAGCGGTCAGGGGCATGAGCCGTGGACAGAGCCGCTCCAGCATGCTGGATACTGCTGATG gaaaaagaaaag GTGTGCCTGTCAATAGCAGGGTGTCCACTAAGATCCAGCAGCTGTTGAACACACTCAAACGGCCCAAAAGACCACCACTCAGTGAATTCTTCCTCGACGACTCTGAGGAAATTGTAGAAG TTCCTCAGCCGGATCCCAACACCCCGAAGCCGGAGGGACGTCAAATCATCCCTGTAAAGGGGGAGCCCCTTGGAGTGGTCAGTAACTGGCCTCCTGCCCTGCAGGCTGCTCTGGCCCGCTGGGGGGCCACCCAGGCCAAGAGTCCTGCCCTCACTGCTCTAGATATCACTGGCAAACCCCTCTACACAGTCACATACG GCAAACTATGGAGTCGCAGTCTGAAGCTGGCCTATACACTGCTGAATAAACTGGGCACCAAGACTGAGCCTGTCCTACAACCCGGAGATCGG gtggCGCTGGTGTATCCCAACAGTGACCCTGGAATGTTCTGGGTGGCTTTTTATGGCTGCCTTTTAGCTGAGGTCATCCCTGTACCCATCGAGGTGCCACTGTCACGACAG GACGCTGGCAGTCAGCAGATCGGCTTCCTGTTGGGCAGCTGTGGTGTTAGTCTGGCGCTGACCAGTGAGGTGTGTCTCAAAGGGCTGCCCAAGACACCAAACGGAGAGATCATCCAGTTCAAAG GTTGGCCAAGGATGAAATGGGTTGTGACAGACACCAAGTACCTGACTAAACCATCCAAAGACTGGCAGCCGCACATCCCCACTGCCAACACAGACACCGCCTACATAGAG TACAAAGCCAGTAAAGAGGGAACAGTGATGGGAGTCGCCGTATCCAAGATCTCCATGTTGACCCACTGTCAAGCCCTGACCCAGGCCTGTAACTACTGTGAAG GGGAGACACTGGTCAACGTGTTGGACTGCAAGAAGGATATGGGCTTGTGGCATGGCGTCTTAACG AGTGTCATGAACAGAATCCACACCATCTCAGTGCCATATGCTGTCATGAAAGCCTGTCCTATGTCGTGGGTGCAGAGGGTCCACATTCACAAAG CACGTGTGGCCTTGGTGAAGTGCCGGGACCTCCACTGGGCCATGATGGCCCACAAGGAccagagagacaccaacttgTCTTCTATACGTATGCTTATTGTGGCTGATGGAGCAAACCCAT GGTCTGTGTCGTCATGTGATGCCTTCCTAAATGTGTTCCAGTCTCACGGTCTGAAACCTGAGGTCATTTGTCCATGTGCCACTTCTCCTGAGGCCTTAACTGTGGCCATACGCAG GCCTGGTGCACGAGGAGCTCCACTGCCAGCCAGAGCCATCCTGTCCATGGGCGGGCTGAGCCACAGCGTGATCAGGGTGAACACAGAGGACAAAAACTCTGCTCTCACTGTTCAGGATGTGGGCCACATTATGCCTGGAG ctctgaTGTGCATTGTGAAACCGGACGGGCCTACACAGCTGTGCAAGACGGATGAAATAGGAGAGATTGTGATCAACTCTCGGGCCGGAGGCACCATGTACTATGGCCTGCCTGGTGTCACCAAGAACACGTTTGAG GTGATCCCTGTCAACCAAGCTGGAGCACCCATTGGAGAAATTCCCTTCAGTCGAACGGGTCTGCTGGGATTTGTAGGACCG GGCAGTCTGGTCTTTGTTGTGGGGAAGATTGAGGGGCTGTTGATGGTGAGCGGGCGACGTCACAACGCAGACGACCTGGTGGCCACCGCGCTCGCAGTGGAACCTGTCAAAACAGTTTACAGGGGGAG GATCGCCGTGTTCTCAGTGACAGTGTTTTATGATGAGAGGATCGTGATTGTGGCGGAGCAGAGGCCTGATGCCAGTGAGGAGGACAGCTTCCAGTGGATGAGTCGAGTACTACAG GCCATCGACAGCATCCACCAGGTCGGCCTGTACTGCCTCGCTCTCGTTCCAGCCAACACCCTCCCCAAAACGCCGCTTGGAGGCATCCACATCTGTGAAACCAAGCAAAACTTTTTGGAGGGAAACCTGCACCCATGTAATATCCTCATGTGCCCACACACCTGTGTTACCAATCTGCCCAAACCACGGCAGAAACAGCCAG TGGATGTGGGTCCAGCTTCTATGCTGGTTGGCAACCTGGTGGCAGGGAAACGTATCGCCCAGGCTACAGGCAGAGAGCTGGGTGTGGTGGAGGACCAGGATCTGATCCGAAAG CTCAGTATGTGGCCCACCATGATG CACCAGTTCTTGTCTGAAGCTCTGCAGTGGAGAGCCCAGACCGACCCAGACCACGTCCTGTATGTGCTGCTTAATGCCAAG GGGGTGGCAGTGTGCACAGCCACTTGTGCTCAGCTTCACAAGCGAGCAGAAAAAATCACAGCCACCATAATGGAGAGAGGAGGCCTCAACACAGGAGACAATGTGGTGCTGCTTTATCCCCCAG GTATTGACCTGATAGCTGCCTTCTATGGCTGTCTCTATGCGGGGGTCATCCCCGTGACAGTGAGGCCGCCTCACCCACAGAATCTGGCTGCTACTCTCCCCACCGTCCGCATGATCATCGAC GTGAGCAAAGCAGCCTGCATCCTCACCACTCAGCCTCTCATGAGGATCCTCAGGTCCAGGGAGGCTGCTGCCAGCGTCAACATCAAGACGTGGCCAACCATCATTGATACAG ATGACCTCCCCAGGAAGCGGCCTCCACACATCTATAAACCCCCCACAGCGGAGATGCTGGCCTACCTGGACTTCAGTGTGTCCACCACAGGCATGCTGACTGGAGTCAAG ATGTCTCATGCTGCGGTCAGTACTCTGTGCCGCTCCATTAAGCTGCAGTGTGAGCTCTACTCCTCACGACAAATAGCCATCTGTCTGGACCCGTACTGCGGCCTGGGCTTCGTCCTATGGTGCCTCTCCAg TATTTACTCAGGTCACCAGTCCATCCTTATCCCTCCCCTGGAGCTAGAGagctctctgcctctgtggctGAGCACGCTCAGTCAGTACAAGATCAGAGACACCTTCTGCTCCTACTCTGTCATGGAGCTGTGCACCAAAGGCCTCGGCACTCAGACAGAGATGCTGAAG GCGCGGGGTCTGAATCTGTCGTGCGTGCGGAGCTGTGTGGTGATAGCGGAGGAGCGGCCCCGTCTCACTCTCACTCAGTCCTTCTCCAAGCTCTTCAAGGACCTCGGCCTGTCGTCGCGCGCCGTCAGCACAGCTTTCGGCTCCAGGGTGAACTTAGCCATCGGCCTACAG GGCACTGCGGGACCAGACCCCTCCACCGTCTATGTTGACATGAAGTCTCTGCGTCACGACAG GGTGAGACTGGTGGAGCGAGGAGCGCCACAGAGTATTCCACTCATGGAGTCCGGCACC ATCCTACCGGGAGTGAGGGTCATCATCGTCAACCCAGAGACCAGAGGCCCGCTGGGAGATTCCCATCTTGGGGAG ATCTGGGTGAACAGTCCTCATAGCGCCAGCGGCTACTACACCATCTACGGGGAGGAGAGCCTGCAGGCCGATCACTTCAACACCAGGCTCAGCTTCGGGGAGCCCCAGACTCTGTGGGCCAGGACGGGCTACCTGGGCTTCATCAAGAGGACGGAGCTGCTGGATGCAagtggag ATCGTCATGATGCCTTGTTCGTGGTGGGCTCTCTTGATGAAACGTTGGAGTTGAGGGGGTTGCGTTATCACCCCATCGACATTGAGACGTCTGTGTCCCGAGCCCACCGCAGCATCGCAGAGAG TGCTGTGTTTACATGGACCAACTTGCTGGTTGTGGTGGCGGAGCTGGGCGGCTCGGAGCAGGAGGCCTTGGACCTGGTGCCCCTCGTCACCAACGTGGTGCTGGAGGAGCACCACCTCATTGTTGGGGTGGTGGTCATCGTGGACCCCGGCGTGATCCCCATCAACTccagaggagagaagcagaggatgCACCTGCGGGACTCGTTCCTGGCCGACCAACTGGACCCCATCTACGTGGCCTACAACATGTGA